From the genome of Pukyongia salina, one region includes:
- a CDS encoding THC0290_0291 family protein, which yields MNARSLLLVFFLLVFAKEDIHSQFGFSHEVGVITGPVAFYSDFGVRNDFETNKGNVGIGVGLIHYINFSYRADCNCYTRDVYFNDHFKIRNEIDYHVTNFDHFGKWVDPDRTSETANQLRAMKGKSRVFDIGTQLEYFPLSIRDFAAGGYKIAPFGAVGVHWVSFDPEVYSELGPLNTPVSTPLPKYRNAFQQEGDSTWSIVMSVGIRYKLSELSDLMLDSRWQYYFSNWVDGLNPSEENNNELPVPENKANDWIYWLNIGYIYYLD from the coding sequence ATGAATGCCAGATCATTGCTATTGGTGTTTTTCCTCTTAGTTTTCGCTAAAGAGGACATTCACAGCCAATTTGGATTCTCCCATGAAGTAGGAGTGATTACCGGTCCAGTCGCGTTCTATTCGGACTTTGGAGTGCGTAATGACTTCGAAACCAATAAAGGAAATGTTGGTATTGGAGTGGGGCTAATACATTACATTAACTTCTCTTATCGGGCGGATTGTAATTGTTACACCCGAGATGTTTATTTCAACGACCACTTTAAGATCAGGAACGAAATAGACTATCACGTTACTAATTTCGATCACTTTGGAAAATGGGTAGATCCCGATAGAACCAGTGAAACCGCAAATCAATTGCGCGCCATGAAGGGGAAAAGTCGTGTTTTCGATATTGGGACACAATTAGAATATTTTCCATTGAGTATACGGGATTTTGCCGCCGGAGGATACAAAATAGCACCATTTGGCGCTGTTGGAGTTCACTGGGTAAGTTTCGACCCTGAAGTATATTCGGAATTAGGTCCGCTTAACACTCCTGTTTCTACACCTCTACCTAAATACCGAAATGCATTTCAGCAGGAAGGAGACAGTACCTGGTCTATAGTGATGAGTGTTGGTATTCGTTATAAACTTTCCGAATTGAGCGATCTTATGCTCGATAGTCGCTGGCAGTATTATTTCAGCAACTGGGTGGATGGATTAAACCCTTCCGAAGAAAACAATAATGAATTGCCTGTTCCCGAAAATAAAGCCAACGACTGGATCTACTGGCTGAATATTGGGTACATCTATTACCTCGACTAG
- a CDS encoding arsenate reductase family protein: protein MKFLNLPDSVNLREIKSDPVSEKELEKLKELAGSYEALFSKRARLYKERNLKEVNLQEADYKDLLLEHYTFLKRPVLVYKDEIYIGNSKKTTEAASLALRQGL from the coding sequence ATGAAGTTTCTCAACTTGCCCGATTCGGTAAATTTACGCGAGATTAAAAGCGATCCTGTTTCAGAAAAAGAATTAGAGAAACTGAAAGAATTAGCCGGCAGCTATGAAGCTTTGTTTAGTAAAAGGGCGCGCTTATATAAAGAACGAAATCTCAAAGAAGTTAATTTGCAGGAGGCGGATTATAAAGATCTGCTTTTAGAACATTACACCTTCTTAAAACGGCCTGTTTTGGTGTACAAGGATGAAATTTATATTGGGAACAGCAAGAAGACGACCGAGGCAGCTTCGCTTGCATTGAGACAAGGCTTATGA
- the recO gene encoding DNA repair protein RecO, producing MVITTPAIVFSSVKYAEADLIVSCFTETSGLKSYLLRNVLKSRKGKLRASYFQPLTQLEITAVHRDKGTLERIQEAKILEPYRSLHTDVVKSGIVMFLAEILRTSIREEEANADLFRYLQQSLFWLDTHDAVANFHLLFLLKLTAYLGFYPDESTLGKKYFNLEEGYFEDTPGGMACEEGENIEVLKGLFGIDFDALDGIKLTKKVRSEVLNLLLNYYQLHLQAYKKPKSLLVLNQLFS from the coding sequence ATGGTGATCACTACCCCTGCCATTGTATTCTCATCTGTTAAATACGCCGAAGCAGACCTTATTGTAAGCTGCTTTACCGAGACTTCCGGACTTAAAAGTTATCTTCTCCGTAATGTGTTAAAGTCTCGGAAAGGAAAACTGAGAGCTTCCTATTTTCAACCATTAACACAGCTCGAGATCACCGCCGTCCACAGGGATAAAGGAACATTAGAACGGATTCAGGAGGCCAAAATACTGGAACCTTATCGCAGTTTGCACACAGATGTTGTAAAAAGTGGAATAGTTATGTTCCTGGCTGAAATACTAAGAACCTCTATCAGGGAAGAGGAGGCTAATGCAGATTTGTTTCGTTATCTGCAACAATCCCTGTTCTGGCTGGATACGCACGACGCTGTAGCCAATTTTCATTTGTTATTCCTCTTAAAATTAACCGCTTATCTGGGTTTCTATCCGGATGAATCTACCCTGGGGAAAAAATACTTCAATCTGGAGGAAGGATATTTTGAGGATACACCCGGTGGAATGGCATGTGAAGAAGGTGAAAATATTGAGGTTTTGAAAGGGTTGTTCGGCATAGATTTTGATGCACTTGACGGAATTAAACTAACCAAAAAAGTACGTTCGGAGGTGCTCAATTTGTTATTGAATTATTATCAATTACATTTGCAGGCCTATAAAAAACCGAAGTCACTTTTGGTTCTAAATCAACTTTTCAGTTAA
- the porZ gene encoding type IX secretion system anionic LPS delivery protein PorZ, translating to MKLLITALFFLSCAVTAQNFENEWTGYFSYVSVKDITQGNDRVFVGAENAVFSYDLSTLEINTISSVNGLSGEPISSIYYSSNFNLLVIGYENGLMDIVRDGNEDILKVVDILEKPTIPADRKRINHFTEYNGNLYISTGFGISVYDLDRLEFGDSYFIGDLGAQIEITQTTISGEFIFASSREGGIRRALVDNPNLINFQEWTTFNAGVNWIGVQTLGEEVYAMRTDSRLSEYIPGVGFVPVTSFTSEVVDFGVNDNLLTITTVAGIEAYSEGFVLQAMVQNIPGFDVVGQSGYNFNSTFYYGTEEDGLLAIPFGTNQALQILPDGPIDNHPFSLDVAPGELWVAFGDVDVNFNPFPLTNKGISHLKEGSWNNFDFEEALSTNDIVNVAINPNNTGEVYMASYNKGLLRIVDGQPLFRYDNTNTNLNSIDPNGTDVRIYGADFDRDGNLWITQSREDEGLIKVTPSQSFQKIDVTGIIANAGSTGALGELRISREGYVFFTYDQDGLVGYNPATGQFNLISEGIGSGNLPDNNVRAIEFDNQNRLWIGSLMGLRVLFNVGGFFEEGADVDTSPIIILEDGVPQELLFELTVTDIEVDGSNNKWISTATSGVFYLSSNGQETLLRFTKDNSPLPSNNVQDIAVDPFTGVVYFATINGLVAYNGSSTAPRENLEDVYSYPNPVRPGFDGNVTIDGLTARANVKITDIEGNLVYEETSQGGSILWDTTAFGRYKVASGVYLVLITTEDALETKVHKIMVIR from the coding sequence ATGAAACTGCTTATTACCGCTCTATTTTTCTTGTCCTGTGCAGTCACAGCTCAGAATTTTGAGAATGAATGGACAGGTTATTTTTCCTACGTATCGGTAAAGGATATTACTCAGGGTAACGATCGGGTATTTGTGGGTGCAGAAAACGCGGTTTTTTCCTACGATCTCTCAACCCTAGAGATAAACACAATTTCTTCGGTAAATGGACTCTCCGGCGAACCTATCTCATCCATTTATTACAGTTCTAATTTCAACCTTCTTGTCATTGGGTATGAAAACGGGCTTATGGATATTGTAAGGGACGGAAATGAGGATATTTTAAAAGTAGTGGATATCCTGGAAAAACCCACTATTCCGGCCGACAGAAAACGAATTAATCATTTCACCGAATACAATGGTAATCTTTATATCTCCACCGGTTTTGGAATTTCGGTCTACGATCTGGACAGGTTGGAGTTTGGCGACTCTTATTTTATTGGGGATCTGGGCGCTCAGATAGAAATTACACAAACCACCATTAGCGGAGAATTTATCTTTGCATCTTCAAGGGAAGGGGGAATTCGTCGAGCCTTGGTCGATAACCCTAACCTGATAAATTTTCAGGAATGGACCACCTTCAATGCAGGTGTGAACTGGATAGGAGTTCAAACTCTTGGCGAGGAAGTATATGCCATGCGTACAGACAGTAGGCTTTCAGAATATATTCCGGGAGTTGGTTTTGTGCCCGTTACCTCATTTACGAGCGAAGTTGTGGATTTTGGGGTTAACGACAACTTGTTAACTATAACTACTGTGGCAGGGATTGAGGCTTATTCCGAGGGCTTTGTCTTGCAAGCGATGGTGCAGAATATACCAGGTTTTGACGTAGTTGGGCAATCAGGATATAATTTCAACAGCACCTTCTACTACGGAACAGAGGAAGATGGCTTACTGGCCATTCCGTTTGGTACTAACCAGGCATTGCAGATCCTTCCGGATGGACCAATAGATAATCATCCGTTTTCACTTGATGTGGCGCCCGGAGAATTATGGGTGGCCTTTGGAGATGTGGATGTAAATTTCAACCCTTTTCCACTTACCAATAAAGGTATAAGCCATTTAAAGGAAGGGAGCTGGAACAATTTCGATTTTGAGGAGGCGTTAAGCACCAACGATATTGTGAACGTTGCCATCAATCCTAATAATACCGGAGAGGTGTACATGGCATCATATAATAAGGGATTGTTACGTATTGTAGACGGTCAACCTTTGTTTCGGTATGATAATACCAATACTAATCTAAATTCTATCGATCCAAATGGTACAGATGTGCGAATTTACGGCGCCGATTTCGACAGAGATGGTAACCTCTGGATCACACAAAGCCGCGAAGATGAAGGACTAATTAAGGTCACTCCGTCTCAGTCTTTTCAGAAAATTGATGTAACCGGAATTATCGCCAATGCAGGATCTACGGGAGCTTTGGGAGAGCTGCGTATAAGCAGGGAAGGGTATGTGTTTTTCACTTACGATCAGGACGGTCTGGTGGGTTACAACCCTGCTACCGGGCAATTCAATCTTATTTCAGAAGGTATAGGAAGCGGAAATCTTCCCGATAACAACGTGCGCGCTATAGAATTCGACAATCAGAATCGTTTGTGGATTGGAAGCCTAATGGGGCTTCGGGTGCTATTCAATGTGGGGGGATTTTTTGAAGAAGGTGCCGATGTGGATACTTCCCCTATAATAATTTTGGAGGATGGAGTACCTCAGGAATTACTTTTCGAGCTTACTGTTACCGATATAGAAGTAGACGGATCCAACAACAAATGGATATCTACGGCTACTTCGGGTGTTTTCTACCTGTCTTCAAATGGACAGGAAACCTTGTTGCGATTTACCAAGGACAATTCGCCTTTGCCTTCCAATAATGTACAGGATATCGCTGTCGATCCTTTTACCGGTGTAGTGTACTTCGCTACCATTAATGGCTTGGTTGCTTACAACGGATCTTCAACTGCACCCAGGGAAAACCTTGAAGATGTATATTCTTACCCTAATCCGGTTCGGCCCGGATTCGACGGGAATGTTACCATAGATGGGTTAACCGCCAGGGCTAACGTGAAGATCACCGATATTGAAGGTAATCTGGTATACGAGGAAACCAGCCAGGGAGGGAGTATATTATGGGACACTACTGCCTTTGGACGCTATAAAGTAGCCTCCGGAGTATATCTGGTGCTTATCACCACCGAGGATGCGCTGGAAACCAAAGTTCACAAAATAATGGTGATTCGCTAA
- a CDS encoding DUF3298 and DUF4163 domain-containing protein gives MIRICVYTFILASLLIACKKEQPLSITAQNFTEKELSICDTGCPEITVNYIQIEGDGERANNINSRVKEFIIDALYLGEETSSPSATSIAEAGTQFVKTYQTHTAEFPDMELEYFVEINIRETYNSPQLLSLEMHQYLFTGGAHGYGATFFENFDAQTGQPLTIDELFKDKKSLVKLVEKEFRKAFEIPENESINATGFWFEDDRFHLPESIGFSGSNLVMIYNQYDIASYAAGPIELEIPLKKVESYLSFSIQ, from the coding sequence ATGATTAGAATCTGCGTATACACTTTCATTCTGGCAAGTCTTTTAATCGCTTGCAAAAAGGAACAACCCTTGTCCATCACAGCTCAAAACTTCACCGAAAAAGAACTATCCATCTGCGATACAGGCTGTCCCGAGATCACAGTTAATTATATACAAATTGAAGGGGATGGGGAACGTGCTAACAATATCAATTCGAGAGTAAAGGAATTCATTATTGATGCGCTTTACCTGGGCGAAGAAACTTCGTCTCCTTCTGCTACATCGATCGCCGAGGCAGGGACACAATTTGTAAAAACCTACCAAACCCACACCGCCGAATTTCCCGATATGGAACTCGAATATTTTGTCGAGATAAATATCCGGGAAACCTATAACAGTCCACAATTATTGTCGCTTGAAATGCATCAGTACCTGTTTACCGGAGGTGCACACGGTTATGGTGCCACTTTCTTCGAAAATTTCGATGCTCAAACCGGCCAGCCCTTAACCATAGATGAATTATTCAAGGATAAAAAATCCCTTGTCAAGTTAGTTGAAAAAGAATTCAGAAAAGCCTTTGAGATCCCAGAGAACGAATCTATCAATGCAACGGGATTCTGGTTTGAAGATGATCGCTTCCATTTGCCCGAGTCGATCGGGTTTAGCGGTTCTAATTTAGTAATGATCTATAATCAATACGATATCGCCAGTTATGCGGCCGGGCCCATCGAGCTTGAGATTCCGTTAAAAAAAGTTGAATCTTACTTATCCTTTTCCATACAATGA
- a CDS encoding DMT family transporter: protein MNKRVLALAAATGASAIYGINHTIAKGLMPDIIGPFGFILLRVGGAAVLFWLISFFYRSEKIDKKDWLRIIGCAFFGMVLNMNMFFKGLELSTPINSSVVITLSPVLLLVLSAFFLKERITWLKSVGIGIGLAGALLLILFGLKSQPNAPNIPLGNILFIVNAASYSFYLIFVKPLVSKYSSITLMKIFFLFALVMNLPIGFGEFSQVSWFNLDMDTIWKLVFVVVGTTVMTYLLNIYALKQLSPSTIGAFIYLQPVIAATFAILAGADTLTPLRVLAAILIFTGVFLSTRKPKAKTEGS, encoded by the coding sequence ATGAATAAAAGGGTTCTTGCATTAGCTGCGGCTACAGGAGCCAGTGCGATCTATGGTATTAATCATACTATAGCAAAAGGTCTTATGCCAGATATTATCGGACCTTTTGGGTTTATTCTTCTTAGAGTAGGCGGTGCAGCCGTACTTTTTTGGCTTATAAGCTTCTTCTATCGCTCCGAAAAGATCGATAAGAAAGACTGGTTACGAATAATAGGTTGTGCCTTTTTCGGGATGGTGCTTAACATGAATATGTTCTTTAAGGGCCTCGAATTATCCACTCCCATAAACAGCTCGGTGGTGATCACCTTGTCCCCTGTACTATTACTGGTACTTTCGGCATTTTTTCTGAAGGAGCGTATCACGTGGCTGAAATCTGTAGGAATTGGAATTGGCTTAGCGGGAGCCTTGCTACTCATCCTTTTTGGATTAAAATCTCAACCAAATGCCCCTAACATTCCTCTGGGAAATATTCTCTTTATTGTAAATGCGGCTTCGTATTCCTTCTATCTTATTTTCGTTAAGCCCCTGGTATCAAAATACAGTTCAATTACCTTAATGAAGATTTTTTTCCTATTCGCCCTTGTTATGAATCTACCAATAGGTTTTGGCGAATTCTCCCAGGTTAGCTGGTTTAACCTGGATATGGATACAATATGGAAACTGGTCTTTGTGGTTGTTGGAACCACCGTGATGACCTATTTGCTAAACATATATGCGCTTAAACAACTAAGCCCGTCCACTATCGGTGCGTTTATCTATTTACAGCCGGTAATTGCGGCAACATTCGCTATTCTGGCAGGAGCAGATACACTTACTCCCTTACGGGTACTGGCAGCCATACTGATCTTTACCGGGGTGTTTCTCTCTACCAGGAAACCGAAAGCTAAAACTGAAGGTTCTTAG
- a CDS encoding cystathionine gamma-synthase: MKFNTKTIHGGQHDVDPAYGSVMPPIYQTSTYAQSTPGGHKGYEYSRSGNPTRAALERAFASIENGKHGLAFASGLAAIDAVIKLLKPGDEVISTNDLYGGTYRLFTKVFEQFGVKFHFIGMENAANVEKYVNDNTRLIWVETPTNPMMNIIDIKACAAVARKHDLLLAVDNTFATPYLQQPLDLGADIVMHSATKYLGGHSDVVMGALVVNDDNLAEKLYFIQNASGAVCGPQDSFLVLRGLKTLHVRMQRHCENGKAIAEYLLDHPKIEKVYWPGFESHPNHVIARDQMRDFGGMISFVTKGNNYDEAVRIVENLKIFTLAESLGGVESLAGHPASMTHASIPKEEREKTGVVDALIRLSVGIEDVKDLIEDLEQAIG; encoded by the coding sequence ATGAAATTCAACACCAAAACAATACACGGCGGCCAGCATGATGTAGATCCCGCATACGGGTCTGTTATGCCGCCTATATATCAAACCAGTACGTATGCTCAATCAACACCAGGGGGGCACAAAGGCTATGAGTATTCGCGAAGTGGAAATCCTACTCGAGCCGCACTGGAACGTGCCTTTGCCAGCATTGAGAATGGGAAACACGGGTTGGCGTTTGCCAGTGGGCTGGCGGCGATAGATGCCGTGATCAAATTGCTCAAGCCGGGTGACGAAGTGATCTCTACAAACGACCTGTATGGAGGAACCTACAGGCTTTTTACCAAAGTTTTTGAGCAATTTGGGGTAAAGTTTCACTTTATCGGGATGGAGAATGCCGCAAATGTTGAAAAATATGTGAACGATAATACCAGGCTTATCTGGGTGGAAACACCCACCAACCCCATGATGAACATTATCGATATAAAGGCGTGTGCTGCCGTGGCGCGGAAACATGATTTGCTGCTTGCCGTAGATAATACCTTTGCTACGCCTTATTTACAACAACCATTAGACCTGGGTGCCGATATCGTTATGCACAGCGCTACAAAGTATCTGGGCGGCCATAGTGATGTGGTAATGGGTGCACTTGTGGTAAATGACGACAATCTGGCCGAAAAATTATATTTCATCCAGAATGCGAGCGGTGCAGTTTGTGGCCCTCAGGATAGTTTTCTGGTGCTACGCGGACTGAAAACCTTACATGTGCGTATGCAGCGTCATTGTGAAAATGGTAAGGCGATTGCAGAATACTTGCTCGATCACCCTAAAATTGAAAAAGTCTATTGGCCCGGCTTCGAATCGCATCCTAATCATGTAATTGCCAGAGATCAGATGCGCGATTTTGGAGGAATGATCTCCTTTGTCACCAAGGGTAACAATTATGATGAGGCTGTACGAATAGTGGAAAATCTAAAGATCTTTACCCTTGCCGAAAGTCTGGGAGGAGTGGAAAGCCTGGCCGGGCACCCTGCTAGTATGACGCATGCCAGTATCCCTAAGGAAGAACGGGAGAAAACAGGTGTTGTAGATGCTCTTATTCGGTTGAGTGTTGGAATTGAAGATGTGAAGGATTTAATTGAGGATCTGGAGCAGGCTATAGGTTAA
- the gdhA gene encoding NADP-specific glutamate dehydrogenase, protein MKQSIKDFIAYVESRNPNEPEFIQAVTEVAETVIPFIEENEKYQGKMLLERMAEPERTIIFRVPWQDDKGNTQVNRGYRVEFNSAIGPYKGGLRFHPSVNLSILKFLGFEQVFKNSLTTLPMGGGKGGSDFNPKGKSDSEVMRFCQSFMTELQRHIGPNTDVPAGDIGVGGREIGYLFGQYKRLRNEFTGVLTGKGLEYGGSLIRPEATGFGTVYFAQNMLETMGQSFQGKTVVVSGSGNVAQFAVKKATEFGGKVVTMSDSGGFIYDEEGINEEKLAFIMELKNVKRGRIKEYVDKYPAASYSEGERPWSIQCDVALPCATQNELNKEEAETLVNNGTICVAEGANMPSTPEAIEVFHNAKILFSPGKASNAGGVATSGLEMSQNSLRLSWSAEEVDQKLHGIMNDIHAACVKYGKNGDGYVDYVRGANIAGFVKIADAMLAQGIV, encoded by the coding sequence GTGAAGCAAAGTATAAAAGATTTCATCGCCTATGTTGAAAGTAGAAATCCTAATGAACCAGAGTTCATTCAGGCGGTAACAGAGGTTGCCGAAACTGTAATTCCATTTATAGAAGAGAATGAAAAGTATCAGGGTAAGATGTTACTGGAGCGTATGGCAGAGCCGGAACGAACCATTATATTTCGAGTACCCTGGCAAGATGATAAAGGAAATACGCAGGTTAATCGCGGATACCGTGTTGAGTTCAATTCGGCTATCGGCCCTTACAAAGGAGGCCTTCGTTTTCATCCAAGTGTAAACCTGAGTATTCTTAAATTTCTTGGGTTTGAACAAGTTTTCAAGAATAGCCTTACCACATTACCAATGGGTGGTGGTAAAGGAGGAAGTGATTTTAATCCGAAGGGAAAAAGTGATTCGGAAGTTATGCGCTTTTGCCAAAGCTTCATGACCGAACTTCAGCGCCATATAGGGCCCAATACCGACGTCCCTGCCGGGGATATTGGGGTAGGCGGTCGAGAGATCGGCTATCTGTTTGGGCAGTATAAGCGTCTGCGAAACGAATTTACCGGGGTTTTAACCGGAAAAGGTCTTGAATACGGGGGATCGCTTATTAGACCTGAAGCTACCGGCTTCGGAACCGTATATTTTGCTCAGAACATGCTGGAAACAATGGGTCAAAGCTTTCAAGGTAAAACTGTAGTCGTTTCTGGATCGGGTAACGTTGCTCAATTCGCAGTAAAAAAAGCTACGGAATTTGGCGGAAAAGTTGTAACCATGTCCGATTCCGGCGGATTTATATACGATGAGGAAGGAATAAATGAAGAAAAACTAGCCTTTATCATGGAGTTGAAGAATGTAAAACGAGGACGAATTAAGGAATATGTAGATAAATATCCGGCGGCTTCGTATAGTGAAGGTGAACGTCCATGGAGCATTCAATGCGATGTGGCACTACCATGTGCTACTCAGAACGAATTGAACAAGGAAGAAGCAGAAACCCTTGTAAACAATGGTACGATCTGCGTAGCTGAAGGGGCAAATATGCCATCAACACCTGAAGCAATTGAAGTTTTCCACAACGCAAAAATATTATTCTCACCCGGAAAGGCGTCTAATGCCGGAGGGGTAGCCACTTCGGGGTTGGAGATGTCGCAAAACTCTTTACGCCTTAGCTGGAGCGCTGAAGAGGTAGATCAGAAACTTCATGGAATAATGAACGATATACACGCTGCCTGCGTAAAATATGGCAAAAACGGGGATGGTTACGTAGATTATGTACGAGGAGCCAATATTGCCGGATTTGTAAAAATTGCCGACGCAATGCTAGCCCAAGGAATAGTATAA
- a CDS encoding TonB-dependent receptor yields MRNHLLIVIVLLSFSLSAQQIKVIDATNRQPISGVAVFNDDATKNGITDFDGLVDISEFSQEENINFKHISHLDLSFTKAEIIAAGNTVEMHTDASQLEEVVVSVSKFGQQKRDIPQHIVSVTSEDVLFGNPQTAADLLESSGQVYVQKSQLGGGSPLIRGFSTNRLLITVDGVRFNTAIYRSGNVQNVISIDPFAVERTEVILGPGSVVYGSDAVGGVMNFYTKNPKFSLEDGVAISGNVTGRYATANSEKTGHIDLNIGLKEWAFLTSVTYSDFDDLKMGKHGPDEYLRTEYTNRINGEDVVISNPDPRVQVPTGYDQINTMQKIRFMPDTNWDFELGLFYTTTSDYSRYDRLYLKDDEGNLESAEWYYGPQEWMSGNLQISNKADTFLYDENIITLSYQQFKESRNDRDFGEEILFETNEKVNAYTGGWDFTKKFNKATLFYGLEYVFNKVNSEGKQTNINTGNSVADLSRYPDGATWQSMAAYSSLQYKLSDGLSFQGGLRYNHVLVDASFVGPFYDFPFTEANINTGALTGSAGFAWQASEILGWKLNFGTAFRAPNVDDVGKIFDSEPGSVVVPNPDLEAEYAYNYELGANLNFDDVVKLELAGYITQLKDALVRRDFELDGQTEIIYQGELSKVQAIQNAAKAEVYGFEAGLEVNFCEALQLTSQYNITDGFEEDDAGNINPIRHAAPQFGNSHLIWKHGKLKLDAFAEYNGQFDYEDLAPSQQNNSYLYAKDENGNPYSPKWYTLNFGGQYEITEAITLNAVLENITNQRYRPYSSGIAAPGTNLIVAASLEF; encoded by the coding sequence ATGCGAAACCACTTACTAATTGTAATTGTATTACTCTCATTCTCTCTATCAGCCCAACAAATTAAAGTAATCGATGCCACCAACCGCCAACCCATTTCAGGGGTTGCCGTTTTTAACGATGATGCCACCAAAAATGGGATTACAGATTTCGATGGCTTGGTAGATATTTCTGAATTTTCTCAGGAAGAAAATATCAATTTTAAACATATCTCTCATCTGGACCTGTCTTTTACCAAAGCCGAAATAATCGCGGCCGGGAACACAGTTGAGATGCACACCGATGCCAGTCAGTTAGAAGAAGTGGTAGTTTCGGTTTCAAAATTTGGTCAACAGAAACGCGATATTCCTCAACATATCGTAAGTGTTACTTCTGAAGATGTCCTTTTCGGTAATCCTCAAACTGCAGCCGATCTCCTTGAAAGCAGCGGTCAGGTATATGTACAGAAGAGTCAGCTAGGCGGCGGTAGCCCCTTAATTAGAGGATTTAGCACCAACCGATTGCTTATTACAGTGGATGGGGTACGATTTAATACGGCCATCTATAGAAGCGGAAATGTACAAAACGTTATTTCCATCGATCCTTTTGCGGTAGAACGCACCGAAGTGATACTTGGCCCCGGATCGGTGGTCTACGGTAGTGATGCAGTAGGAGGAGTTATGAACTTTTATACCAAGAACCCTAAATTCTCTCTGGAGGATGGAGTGGCAATTTCGGGAAATGTTACGGGAAGGTATGCTACGGCAAATTCAGAAAAAACTGGTCATATCGACCTAAATATAGGCCTGAAAGAGTGGGCCTTTTTAACTTCTGTTACCTATAGTGATTTCGACGACCTCAAAATGGGAAAACACGGCCCGGATGAGTATTTAAGGACCGAATATACCAATAGAATTAACGGAGAAGATGTTGTGATTAGTAATCCAGATCCACGTGTACAAGTACCCACGGGTTACGACCAGATCAATACTATGCAAAAGATCAGGTTCATGCCGGACACCAATTGGGATTTCGAGTTGGGATTGTTCTATACTACCACCAGTGATTATTCGCGTTATGACAGGTTGTATTTAAAAGATGATGAAGGAAATTTGGAATCGGCAGAATGGTATTATGGTCCCCAGGAATGGATGAGTGGGAATTTACAGATCTCGAATAAGGCTGATACCTTCCTTTATGATGAGAACATAATAACGCTAAGTTATCAGCAATTCAAAGAGAGTAGAAACGATCGTGATTTTGGAGAGGAGATCCTTTTCGAAACAAATGAGAAGGTGAATGCCTATACCGGGGGTTGGGATTTTACTAAAAAATTTAATAAAGCTACTTTGTTTTACGGACTGGAATATGTCTTTAATAAAGTTAATTCAGAAGGAAAACAAACTAATATCAATACCGGAAATTCGGTCGCAGATCTATCCCGATATCCCGATGGTGCCACATGGCAAAGTATGGCAGCTTACAGCAGCTTGCAGTATAAACTAAGCGATGGTCTCTCCTTTCAGGGTGGGTTGCGTTATAACCATGTGCTAGTTGATGCTTCCTTTGTTGGGCCTTTTTACGATTTTCCGTTTACCGAGGCGAACATAAATACCGGGGCCCTAACCGGAAGTGCGGGCTTTGCCTGGCAGGCGAGTGAGATACTTGGATGGAAATTGAATTTCGGAACCGCCTTCAGGGCTCCCAATGTTGATGATGTAGGGAAGATATTCGACAGTGAACCGGGTAGTGTGGTAGTCCCTAATCCCGATCTTGAGGCAGAATATGCTTATAACTACGAGCTAGGGGCAAATTTAAATTTCGACGATGTTGTAAAGCTTGAATTAGCCGGTTATATTACCCAACTCAAAGATGCTCTTGTTCGTCGTGATTTCGAATTGGATGGACAAACCGAGATCATTTACCAGGGAGAATTGAGCAAGGTTCAGGCGATACAAAATGCGGCAAAAGCCGAGGTTTATGGTTTCGAAGCCGGGCTGGAAGTAAATTTTTGTGAAGCGCTTCAATTAACTTCTCAATACAATATCACCGATGGATTCGAAGAGGACGATGCGGGAAATATCAACCCAATACGGCATGCCGCTCCCCAGTTTGGGAATTCTCATCTAATATGGAAACACGGAAAATTAAAACTGGACGCCTTTGCCGAGTACAATGGGCAGTTTGATTATGAAGACCTGGCGCCCTCACAACAGAACAATAGTTATCTGTACGCAAAAGATGAGAATGGAAATCCCTATTCGCCCAAATGGTATACACTAAACTTTGGCGGGCAATACGAGATCACCGAAGCTATCACTCTAAATGCAGTGCTGGAGAATATTACAAACCAGCGTTACAGACCCTATTCTTCTGGGATCGCCGCTCCGGGCACCAATTTGATCGTTGCAGCTTCTTTAGAGTTCTGA